The genome window ACGTCAGGCAATTGACCTTCCCAGGCAAATTGCTCGTCTACTTTCTCCTCCGTACCGGGTATGACCCTCCCTTCGCTGGTGCTGCTACCCCAACCCATCCATTCTTTTATCCTCCCTGTCGACCCACCTCCTTGTTCGACCTGTTCGAAGTCCACGGCATCGGTATCCGTCTCTGGCCAGAAACAGTGCGTGGAAGGTGATGTATAGTCCACCAATACGCCTTTCGGGAACGTATACTGTGCTTGAGTCGATCCGCTCAGCTGGTATaagaggaggggaagggcGAAGATGAGTATGATGGCGAAAGGGATGAGTCGGGAACGAGCTGTAAGGAGGGGGATCATGCTGTCTCGGGTTGACTGCGAGTTGAGTGTAGCTGGACTTGGAGACTGGAGGGCCTTCCGTACCGATCCTTCATCCGACAGACCGACCACAGCGATGACAATCTGTCTGGGTATATATATGCTATAATGTGAGATATTAAATGTGCAATGAAAGAacaaagcaacaacaacaccgccCGTAGTCATACATGCTGCAGTGCTTTGTCCTTCAACTTTCTGCGCAATCGCAGTGTGGGGACCCACAGCACTGTGTTACGTCTTTGACACCGGATCTGAGCTTATTCACTCAGTTGGTTACCCTCAAAATAGACATCCGATCCGATCCCATCCACTCGTCAATCAAACACCTGGCGAATCCTGCGAAACAAGACTACAAACGATGACGACCCCACCTCCTACACAACCACTTTCGACCggacctcgaccacctcctcgtaAAGGTCCTAATCCACTATTATTGCTCGGTCTCATGGTCGTCTCATCCATCGCATTCCTGAGTATCACGGAGAAAAGACAGACTGCACAGGCTAGACCGACAAAGAGGGAGTTTGATAATCCCTTATTACCGAGTatgaagagtgagaaggtgGATATACCGAAGAGAAGACATGTTGAGTGAGGAGTGAAGAGTCAGCGGAATGAAAGAAAGAGattatggtgagtggagttTTTCTAATCTATCGGTGGATATCCCCTCTGATAATCTTTGATTTCGAAGTATTACTATCACTGCAATTGTGCTTCATCCACTCATCTCTTACATGCATCGCATTGATCACTTCGAAGCGCCACGACCTCAGGTAGCTGGGCGAGAGGCGGCCCAGCCCGGCGTGATCGGATAGGACCACAGGACCCCCTTAGGAGTTAGTGAAAGGATGTACAAGGGGTATGAAGCACGTCGGAAGTGTACAAAGGATGGTTTACAGGGGTAACCTCTtctacctacctacctatTCAGATGAGCACTCAAGAGACACCGAGGTATAACAGATGTGTTGTACACTCCTTCCCGTCTAAGCACTTCCACCTACACTTATCCAGGTGGTAATTACGCAGCCTACATTTCTACTTACTGATCGCGATAACGAGACAATCTCGTCCCATCTCTCTATATCAGCTAATTTGACTTTCCACTCGCAAGATGGCTCCTGATAATCGACCATCCCGCCTTCTCATCCCGAGCGAGAccaacccttcctcttccgcacTCGACAGTGCCGCCGCCGCCGGCCCTCTCTCCACCGCTGCATTCCTCAAGAAGCGCGAAACGTCCTTGTCGAACTATCGCAATAACTCCAACACCAATACCAACAACGACTCTTCGTCGGCATCGGCATCGGCGAACGACAACGATGCCACTCCCTCGCCTAGTACCGCGCTTTCTCCCCCCGCTTCGGCATTCGGTCGCGGTGCcggtgtcggtgtcggtggcggtggcggtaCAGAAACACCACCGCTAGTTTCGCCTGCATACTCAATGATGGTGAATCACGGTAGTGTCTTCGGAGGTTTCGGCGCAGCGGTCGCTGCTGGCGGGTTCCCTTTCCCTAAGGGGATGTTGAACAGACATGATCAAGGTCGATTGAGTGCGAATCTATGGGAGCGGGTCGGAGCTCATGCTCATATTCATCACGGTGGACTCGTCTCGCCGCACGAGGTGATACATGAGCATGATGCGGAGGAAGGTCAGAAGGCAGACAGTGTTGAATACGCTGATGAGAACAGAGGAATCAACGAGACCGATCACGTAGGTGATAGCGAGGCCAAGGctggagaggacgaagaagtgAAGATGTCAAACGATCAGCCTGCGGTACACAATGAACGTGTCATCGCTATTGATTTCGACGACGTTTGTACGCAGAACATGCTGGCGATCATCACAGAGCACAACGAGCAGTACGGGACCGATCTGACTTTGTGAGTGCAACCGTTGTGTGTTTAGCTATGACGGTCGTGAACAATGTCACTAACTGGCGGTATAACCCATAGGGACGATCTCGAAACGTATGTGTTTTGGCAGAACAGAGGATGGGGTTCTCCAGCGGGTATGTATCTCATCTCTTACCATCCCATCAACATGACcgtcttccagctccacccTCTCAAACCCCCCAAACCCATTTGTACTGCAGCTGATGCCCGACTCCCCAGACGTAAGCCGTAAAGTCAAGACACTCAATCAGATCCTTCACAAGACTCTCCCCGTACCAGGCTTCGCCTCCGCcctccgtcttctccactcgTTTGGTCATCCTATCCACATCGTCACTTCCCGTCCTGAATCCGATCGTCAAGCCGTGACGGACTGGCTCCTTGCCAATGGCGGATCACGATCGGtgacgatgttgagaaggACGTGATTGCAGCAGCGTGGTTTACGGGTAGTTACGTTTCGGCATATCCTAATCttgaagagaagggagatacGGAGGAGGCCaagcagagggagaaggagttgaatGAGAGGTTGAAAGCGCTTTGGAAGGAAGGGGCTGATAAAGGCAAGAGCGGATTGGCGAagctcgaggtgagtcatctcaGTCGAGGGTAAACAATGCAGCTGTGATGAACATGTTGTCCCATGATACGAGCTGACGCTTACGCCTGCTTCATCCTATAGATCCTTCGCAAGATCAACGCATCTCTCTTCATCGACGATCATCACGGTAACATTGAACCCATCATCAACGCCCAACCTCCTATCCCATGTCTCTTATTCGGCACATATGGATGGAACAAAGCCTCGAGCGGTCTCAGTTCCCCTATCGCAATGATGGATTACGACCAGCGTATGCAGTTCGGCCTGCCATTGCCTTTCGAGGAGATTCCAGAGGGAAAAGATCATGGATTGCACAGGACGaaagggtgggaagaggtgattCGTTGGGTGAAAGAGTGGGATAGGGAGGCAGAGGGGAATGTGAGCGCGTAGAGCGTGATATGGATTATATATTGAGTGTATTCGATGTACATGTGTGTACCAtaagaagggagagagcgaggttGATTCCTGTAGCTGCGACTTATGTATACTGTATACACTTTGTACTACACTCCTGTCTCCCGCAGTCATGGTATCTGAAGCGAAATCTTCTAGCATAGATCGCAAGGCAAGCAAAACCTAAAACATACAAAGTCACTCAATACGACTTCTTATCCATCAATGCTTATCCTCTCTGCCACAACCAGTTCCTAAAGCCAGTTGAAGATTGGTCAGCTCCTCTCGTGTATCCATATTGTTCTGATGTTCAGGTGTTCACTCACGTCTTCCCATCAAATCCTTTCGAAGACAAAAGCTCCACTTCGTCCGATGTCAACCTAAACTCTTTCGCTCTAGCATTCTGTTCTGCCTGTTTCGCATTCCTCGCTCCTCCCAGTGGGATAGCACCTTTACACATGACCCAATTCAACGCGATAGCAGCTTGAGTGACGTCGTATTTGTCTGCCAGGGTCTTCATTTCCGCCAAGAGGGGATCGAGTTGGTCCCATGTGTACTGGGAGCTGAATCGTCGACCGGAGGGGATAGGGTTAGAGGCGCTATATTTACCGGTCAATCGACCCATTGCCAGTGGAGAGTCTGTCCAACGGCGAGGAAAATATCAGCTCAAAGCGCTCAACTCAAATACGATAGATTTGAAGATAGTACGGCTGGTGCACTCACAGGCAAGACAAGCGatatctctctttctcatctcttccagcAAACCATTCTTATCAGGTCCTTGACGAAGGAGGTTGAACTCGATCTGGTTCGAAGCGAGTTTCACACCGTGTTTCTCGAGCGAATCGGAGAACGCGATCCTATCGATAACGGTAGAGGCAGGTTTCGCCATCAGTATACATACTCATGGCGAGTGTATCGATGTTTCGATGGGGAATGTAACGTTAAGTGGAACACAAACGCGCCACTCACAGTTCCTCTTTGCTAAAGTTGGACACTCCCACCGCTTTTGCCAAACCAAGCTTGACACATTCCGCCAGACCAGCTGCAATCTTCTCGTGCGATACGATAGAGTTGGACGAATGGACCTGATACAGTGGTACAGAGTCGAGTCCTAGTCGGGCCAAAGACGCACGGAGACGTTGTACGACAGGAGGGTTGAAGAGAAACAGACTGCCAGGTAGCGGGAAGGGGAGGACTAATTGAACGATCGGGTATAACGTTGTCAGCATGAGCCCTCTAGTGGTCGGACAGGTCGGGATATCGGCTGGCCTAGACATCGCATCCACACCACGCGACACGATAGAACGGAGGACCGGACTCACACTTTGTGGCGATGTACAACTTTTCCTTGTCCTCTGCTGAAGTCCCTTTGATCAATCTCCCAATGATACGTTCCGACTCGCCATTTCCATAAACTTCGCTACGGTGGGTGAAAATGGATGATCAATCAGCAACAATTCCACACAGCGAACCGACAATGTGTTCACCGCTCTTCTGATGTGATTCGTGTGGTATCgcaggatggaaggtggttgagggaAGGCGGGGGACAGGGTGGACAGATACTTACGCGGTATCGTAGAATGTCAGACCGGCTTTGACGGAAGTTTGCCAAGCAGCTTTAACATCCTCGAAATCTTCAGGCTTGTATCCCCACGTACTGTCTCCCCATGACCATGTTCCTGCAGAAAGAAGCATCAGTCGATCGTTCTCAGTCACACTGTGATGTGGGACTCACCAATGGCCATAGGTGGGACTTGGACACCACCAAGTGTCAGATGGTCGATAGTTTgtgtcgaggttgacatGGTCCTGGGAACGAAGCTGAGAGTCAATACCGTCGTCAAGGTTCACGCACATTGTGATCTCTGCACACGATCAAGTGCAAGATCGATCTAAAGGACATACCTGTGAGCTATTGCTATTGCAGTGATGAGTGGAGCTCGATATGGTCGGTGGGTCGCGAAGTGTCGAAGGACTCTGATAGATCTAATCATCTATCGTTTGGCAAGATACAAGATGTCGGCACTGGATTAAGTGTTTCGATGTCTTGAGCCAAAAGACGCTTGCGCTGCTCCGCTCAACCATCTCAACTTTAGATGTACCAGTGACGTCTATTCTATGACTCCGGTAAACTCGCGTTCCTGAAAATTACCGTCGCGCACGGTGAACAACAAAGATCGAGGTAGTCACTGTCTGTACGAGCTATAAATGGATCAGAGTGGATATgtatacatacatacacagTTAGACAGCAAACCACTATATATTGCACTATATAACACGACCAGCGAAACAAAATCCTTGACAATCCTATGCTATAACACGAACGAATGAGATGACAAATTGGGTATTAGATTATTGTTGATGAGCGGGAGATTGATCTTGAGCCGCTTGGATGAGCTTCTGTTGTTGCTCTTTGGCAAAGTTGGCCGACTCTTCACGAGTGAATCTGCAGTGATAACGAACGCAATTAGCATCTGCTTTTCAACCTTTGCGAGGGAGGGAGACAcctcgcactcacccccaCTTGGCACCACGTGTCTCTGCGTTTGCCTCTACCAACGCGAAGGGGTTGAAATCCTTCTTCTGGTCCAAGTTGGCCAAAGAATGGTTCACGAATCGATGGGTGGCTTCGTCCGCTCTGACCGCACGAATGACATCGATCAATTTCGAGTCGGAAGGTAATCTCCAATAATCGATGGCGATCCTTGGTGCGGGGTGATCCTTCCATTCGGGGATCAAACCAGCTTCCATGTCCTCGATACAGTGGGTATAGGTTCGGACggcctcttcttcgagagCACCGACGAATCGGTGAGCACTCTTaggtgagaagaggtaggtgaggaagaaggcgttgTAGAATACACCTTGAGCCGCAAGGACGAGTCctctggtgatgatggaaggttgAGCCATCGTCATGAAAGTGCTGAAAAACAACGATGTCAAATCAGCTCATGATCGCCTGTCACCGGTTCTGTGGATGAGTCAACTCACAGCAAGTGCATCCTCTCgttctctgcttcttccaataAGGAATGGATCCAGccaccatctcttctcaacaacctcaTACTTCTCAAATGTCTCAACGTCCCTCCTACCATACCGGGCACACCCGCGATTGATTCCAACAAGATGAATCTGAACAACCATTTCTGATCAGACAACAATTGTCCCTTTGCTCGAAGTTCAGCGATGGGGATAGGGTTCTGTTGTAAGACCGATTGGGGGATCTCGACGGCCTTGTAACGCGTGAGGAAGTCGAAGCATTTTCTAAGGAATTTGACAGTTCCATGGGCGGCCTTGTCAGCTACTGTGATAGGAGGTCGACCGACCACTTGGACAGTGTCGAGTTCCTATGCACGAGTAGATATCAGATTCTGCGTGTCATGACTTGCCTCGCCAAACAAGAGGGACACTCACGGCTTCCGTGTAGATAGGGTTCATCATGGTCCAAGCGCCGGTAATGTTGGTGTCTGTGAGGACGTTTTCCGCCATCGGTATTTGGTCTATCGCACGATCTTGCCATCAGCCAtcgtcttcgagctcgatccACACCgactgactcaccttggtagTGAGGACCTTCTACACCTTTTCCTGGCTCGCCTACGACCTGACCAGCgttctcactcctctcttctctctgtcTCACGCCATCTTGCAATGCAAGACTAGCTTGTTTAGGTTTGTCCGCTTGGATTCGCGCTCGAGCAGAGAGCGAGAATGCTCGTCGGGACGGACCTGCTACCCCTCGAGTGAGCAGAGAGGCTGTTCCGACTATCGGGCGGGAGAGGAGGGTCGAGCGGGCTAAAGCGCCTTGTCTTAGTACTAAGGCGGACAtggttgtgtgtgtgtgtggatAGTTGGAGGTTGTACTTTGGTGTGGTGGGTAGTGTGATGGTTAGACCAATGTGATGGTTAGACCAATGTGATGAAGGCTACAGATGTTTAGAGGATCTAGGTGTGAtcgattgttgttgagtcgaaggaggatgtagtACTCGTAAACATTTTCTTCATCTTGccgctcttcttcttatATAGCCAAGACAGCCGGTCCCTTTGTCCGTGCCAAAAACATTGGATCTCAGATCAATTCGTAGAATAACTTACGCCATAGGCACTGAGACGATGCCCTTTGTCCCAAACCAAATGATGAACAACGACTTCCGACATCATCCGTTTGCATCAGCTCGAGAAAGCAAAGGCATTTACTCCGTCCGTCTATCCATCTGTCCGGACGGCGGACGGCTAAGAGGAAATAGCGCGCGGCAGAACAACCTCGTTGTCTGTCCGTTCGTCGTCGTACATACCAGTGCACGAGTACTGTATTTGGAGTCGGGCCGATACACCTGAACACAAAATTCTCCTTGTAATAAACAGTAGACAGAAGATCATGCGACCAATCCCGAACTCAGTGTTTGTGCACGAGTCACAGTCCTAATATGTACAGTATCACGGACCAATGATACCAAATGTATTTGTGAAGTGGTCCGCCTCCACCCGACGAAACTCGGAACAGCGCGCGCACGAGGTGGTTTATTTGGttcctcccctccccctcctttgGTATTCAGGAGAGAATAGACGTAAACTTCGTGCCGCGGCAAGTTTGTTGATGAGATGACACCCAATGTATGTATGCACGTTTACGGATCGTAATGATCCAATCGgcgatggagagagagggatagAGATGGTAGTATGAATACAACATACCAAGCAACGTACTCACCTTACTCGTGGGCTACTACGCCTATCTCACCGAGATCGCACTCTAGATTAGTATTCGCAACTCACAGGCAGTCGGGAAGGAACGGAGAAAACGCCTTTCAGCTCTTGTCGATCAACTGGAATATCAGGTTTGGTGCCTGAGATCAGACCTCGTCTCGGTGAATCAAAATACCATTGATACGGGATCCGGAGTGAATAACCAACATACCAAACGTCGCCCattgctcttcctttccctcgctTCTGCATGCTGCGGCTGCAGGAACAAGTGGCTGCGACTGTTCAACCCTTGTTACCAATCTGGACAACTGGAATGGAACAGATACTCCGTTTCTCGGGCGCAGTCGCTTCGATCGAGTCGGATGGTACATCTTCTTGACTTGGCATGTTCAGTCTTCAGCTGCGATCATCGGATTGCTACCTCGATTCACGTCCATGTTCCCGGCGTGACCGCGGAACATACGGCCGACCAGATCGTACACCGTTTGTCACCTATAGGAATTGACTTTGCTTTGCTTTGCATTGCTCACTGTAGCCTTCTGTGTCCACTTGACAACACAGACTCATGATGTTGTGCATATACAAAAGCTGACATATCTCACACCGCTCGCATCCACCGTCCCCCACATACGACACATACCACAGCCCCCTCTAAAGTCTGTTGAACAATCCAatcctccccttctgccCCCACATGCCCTTCCATCGAGAACCTCTGCCAATCGtgatctcgtccttctttgtCAACTGGTATTGGCGCTGTACCATGTCTTTGTGGTAGCAATGATATGGCGGGACATATGGAGCATACTCGGTAATGAGGATGTGTGATGAGTAGTCGTGTGATCGAACATCGAGCTGCGAGTTGATAGTCAGAACAAGCGCAGTCCTCATTCGAGTCACACTTCAACACTCACACCAAACATGACCTTTCTCGCACTTCCCACTTGAGTCGACAGCTGTCCCACAAGCAGGACATCTCTCGTCGCCTGTAGAATTGATTCCGTCACTCGATTCGCCTCCTATGCTGAGCGTTGACGACAATTCTTCGACGGACGGCTGGATTTTCGTCGATACACCCTCCGACGAGACCATTTCAGTAGCGTTTTTCACCAAGAGTTGTAGGAATTGTCTGTCTATTGACCCAATGGAGCTTGTGGAGGACGGTTTCGATATTGTTGCCGCCCATTGTAGGAGTGCAACAATTAGGTGGCCGTAGATGACACTCGTTATCCGCTCAATGGCAATTTGGAAGTCCTTGGTTTTTGAGATCAAGGTTTTCTGTGCCATTCGAGTTAGCTTTTATCAGCGATTCAGACGTGTGAATCTCACCGATCCCCATATCGCGAGCACAAGTCTCAGTCGCAGACTGTCCAGTAACGGTTGAGCCCATAGACCGGATGATAGCTGGGCGTAGCTATCTGCGTCGTCAAGAGTCACCACGCGATCTAAACCGTCGTTGACAATCTCCAGTAGTCGCGTAGCGTAGGATTCCGGATCAGCACTGCAAGTAATATGCAGTAGATAAGGCATGAGTACCCGGCCCGGTGAAGAATGCAAAACTGTGACACTTGAATCAGCTTCCCTCGCAAAAAGTCGCTATAAGAAAAGCTAACCCGTTGATGGATTCGATACCACCTCTGCTAATGCGTCAAGCACAGACGTTGACGGAGCAGGTCCAGCATTGCCTAGATTCGACATGACCAGGTTCACGGATCGGTTTCCCTCCGCTGAGCTATCCAAGTTGTGGAAGTTGACAGATCTACGATACAATCGGGATCAGTTCCTCGGGTCAGTCGGATGATAGGCAGTGACCTACTCTGTCAGCCAAGAGGCCACACTGCCCCATGTTCCAACACTTGCCCAACCAGAAGTATGTGCCGTCCAACCCTCCGGATCGAAGATTGGTGCTGTCTTCCACTTGGACCGCATACTCGGAGCCGTATGTATGTGCTCAAGGAAAGCATCCCGCATCGCTATAGCTGGTCGCAAAGAGTCCACTTGTGGAGCGAGTGAGGGGGAAGTCGAGAAGGATGTAATCAGGTGAGCAGTGAGAGAACTCAAGACGACGAGCAGTGTATCGGGGTTGAGCAAGTGCAAGCCTACACACGCCCGTTTAGCTGAAAGGTTTCCGAGCAAAGGACAACGCTgctgactcaccaatacAGGGTCCGAGCGCATTGGCGCTGGCCCAATTCCCCACCCGTTCCAATCTGATAGTCCACAGACCGCGCCAAGATACTGCAGCGCTGTCGTTGCCCGCCAGTAGATGTACCGAACCAGGCTTTGTCCAAATCAGGACATCCTGTTCGTGGAAGTACCCGTCAGCTCGGTTGTATTCACCAACGAACGAAGATTGCACTGACGTTGAGCCAGCTAATGCTGCTGATGGCACGCTTGTCTCCACGATCAAGGACGACAGGCGGATCAATTTCTATCGTCCATGCTGGCAACCCCGCTTCGCCCTTTTGCGTACTCCGTCGAACCAGTACCACTCTCGTTGAGCCATCCGAAATGCACAATGCGAGATGACTTTCAACTGTGCGACAGCAATCAGCAAGCAGCCCGTGTCGACACAATATCGGTGTGCCTGACTTACACCTTCCCTCGTCAACCTCTCGCCATGTCGACCATGCCATATCTGTGATCCAATGACCGGTTACGCGAAGATCTGCGACTGACACCCTTCGAAACCGTTTGTCCGCACCGTAACTATGCGCTCGTTCAGCGTTACGCAGTTCTTCCGATCTATTGCAAGAGGATAAGCTCACCTCCAGAACGCTATCTGTCCTGCTCTATTAGCGAGAGCTAATAAACTGCCGTCGACGCCTGTCATCTGTTTGCTATGGATATGCTCTGACCATTGCATACCTGCGCGCGGAGTAGAGTCAGCTTCGGACAGACAAAGCTCCAAGCTAGAACTAAGCTGCTCACACGTCGTCCTCATTTCCATCATGCCTCTTTCGTCCAGTCCATTCGATGTTCGTTCAGGAGCGAGCAAGTCTTTCGTCAGAAGTGTCAAATCTGCGATCTGTGACCATACAACGTAGAGTCTAATCAGCATAGAAGGGGTGACATGTACTTTTGTTTCGAACTCtggtcaaactcacctcatcccaTTGCTTAGAGTAAGGGTCGTTTCTCGGAGCATACACAGAGACTTGCAGGACACTACTCAGGACCACCAGTAAACAACTAAAGCGCTTcaattgtcagcttcacttCTCTACTAAGGTTGACGGAGATTAcgtgactcaccctcctaAGTCGCTCAAGCCTGAAGCAGACCAAATAGCTTGCCTTGTCGTGACTTCCTTCTCGCTCAGAAGTGCCGTGCTTTCCTCTAAGTTGAGGATGTCAACCATGTGTCAGCTCCGTGCCTACTCAGAGTTGCAGTCCAATGTCccctcgactcacctcctatGTCGGTCCATCCATATGCCTCCTCCCTCTTGCCATCCCTATCCACCTCAATTCCCGTACTCCACCACTTGACTTCCCCATCCTTCGGTCTTCGtattctcctcctcactttACCATTTAATGCATTTTTCgatccactcccactcccactcccgctGGGACCTGCATCAGCCTTGCTTTCTGGATCGATATCCATTATATCATCATCTGATTCTCTTGCTTGttcaccaccagcacctgcACCAGCACCAGAAGGGGCatttcgtctcgtctcgttaGGATTGGCACTGTTATCATCTCGAGTGTGGTTTGGTTTCACTAGAgtcagaggaggagggagggtaGTGGCAATGTGGGGTGTCTACCAATCAACATCTCGTCAATCAGCATTGTAGCGTGCAGAAGCGCGATACCGAAGGAAGTGATAGAGTATAGAGCATGCTTGGACGAAGATAAAAGCGGAAGAGATGCACAACAACGACTCACCACGATAGTGACTCCTCTACGAGTTATGAACAGACATTGTCCATCTTCGTTCCAAGCTACATTACGGTGTTTCGTCGAAGGTAATATACCTGCAAACGTCCTCGAAGTGAGGATAGTAGGAGgaacatcttccacctcgagaATGGGGGTGGAGTCGCTCATATTGGCCCGCGGTGCTATATCGTGGGGTATGGTTCTATTGGTACCGGTGCGCCATTTCGTTAAATTTGAGCAGTACGAGGAAATGAAGGgatgtgaggaggaaggagtagggaagaaggaggaggtatTCGTTGTTGTCAACAAATCCAATCcaccaacctccactttggaTTTCGGCTGAATATGTCCACTTCTGCTTTTCACCATGCAGACCAGTATTGACGCTCAAGCATGCATCAAGCGCACGTCCTGTGGACAGCACGTGCATATCGATCACTGCGCGTCAAGGGCagacaagagaagagaaatcaAGGAAGTGCATGACCAGAGATTATCTATTTCTACCATATACAGACCCGCTTCAGATTCGATAACTGTATTCTAACTCTCTAATCCTTGTAGTAAGGCAAGATGTAGGCGAGTCTCTCCCTGGATGCCTTGGGTTGGTGCTGCAGATCAAACCTTGTTAGTATACTAATCTTGACCGGGCAAGTAGGCTGCTGGGCTGAAGCTGTACCCAGAGAGGAACATCTgtaacactcacctccttcttggtAACACATGACCACTGCATGCTTCCCTTGATGTCGGTCAACAGCTTACCCTCCGCAACAACATCGTGAACATCTTGCAAGATACCAGCAGCGACGGCTCGAGCGTTACCGGCGTTGGTGTGGAGGGTCTTGACGACCTCTTCGACGGTGACGGGAGCTTCTCCGGTTCGCCAAGCGTCGTAGTCGGTAGAAGTGCAGATGAGGGTGTAGCTGGGGTATTGGTCAGCATATGACGGACAAACCCTCACAGATGACACGCTAGAAACAACATAGTGCTGTTCTGTGTGGTACTTGATGGAGGAAACGCCAACTCACTCAAGCTCAGCCTCTCGGGCAAGTTTACCCTCGGGGATGACAGacatgttgatgatgtctcCACCCCATTGTCGGTACATGAGAGATTCGGCACGGGTCGAGAATGCGGGGCCTGAGGGCGAGAGTGAGTTAGCATTGTGATGATTTGGCGAGAGTGTAACCATCAAATTCGAGGACCAGCTGAGACCTCCAGTACCCTCGGATTCATTAAATCCTAGCCCTTGTCCGTCATCCTCCCTTTTCTGTgattctcctccttcctccgtGACAACAGTAACGCCTCCCGAGCGAGAAGTCGACCAAGAGGtgatcccactcaccttccatacAGACGACAGTCTTTCCAGTGTGCAACTTGACTTCACCCTCTGCCTCTttcaagatcttctccacctttgGTGCTACAAACTCGTT of Kwoniella shandongensis chromosome 3, complete sequence contains these proteins:
- a CDS encoding alternative oxidase, mitochondrial, producing the protein MSALVLRQGALARSTLLSRPIVGTASLLTRGVAGPSRRAFSLSARARIQADKPKQASLALQDGVRQREERSENAGQVVGEPGKGVEGPHYQDQIPMAENVLTDTNITGAWTMMNPIYTEAELDTVQVVGRPPITVADKAAHGTVKFLRKCFDFLTRYKAVEIPQSVLQQNPIPIAELRAKGQLLSDQKWLFRFILLESIAGVPGMVGGTLRHLRSMRLLRRDGGWIHSLLEEAENERMHLLTFMTMAQPSIITRGLVLAAQGVFYNAFFLTYLFSPKSAHRFVGALEEEAVRTYTHCIEDMEAGLIPEWKDHPAPRIAIDYWRLPSDSKLIDVIRAVRADEATHRFVNHSLANLDQKKDFNPFALVEANAETRGAKWGFTREESANFAKEQQQKLIQAAQDQSPAHQQ